TTTTGGCGTTCTTTCTGCAGTAGATACCTCTATCCCTTTGTCACATGCATTATTCCTCCAACTTGCTAAAAATAGACACTTCACATCTGCCTTTTCCTTCCATTCCCTTTTCAACAATTTCCTCTTCTTTCCACAATTCTTTTTCCATACCAAATTTACTACTTTTTCTCATGAGGTGATATCCCACCACAGTTTACTTGGCACTCCCTATATTGGGATTCTGTTTGTCACAACAAATGTTAaagttgaatctgaataaaacttggGAGACCAGCTTCTTGTCATCACCACAGTTTATTGCGCAttctcctgcaggagtttgagacccatttgcagaccatgccaagaaacgaaggttgattcagtaagtgattttaacttttcatctattgactgggactcccatactgtaaaaggactagatggggtagagtttgtcaaatgtaccCTTAATTAGTACGTAGAATTCCCGATGTAGAAGTGTGCAATTAGCTGTTAGGAAATGATCCAGGTctggtgacagaaattagtgatcataatgccatgaaattcaaagtaaatttggaaaaagagaggtctggaccacggattgagattctaaattggagaaaggtcaattttgatggtatcagaaaggatctgacaagtgtggtttgggacaggctgtttactggcaaaggagtacttggtaagtgagaggccttcagAAGAGAAATTTTGAGTATGTAGAGTTTGTGTGTGCCTGCCAAAATAAAGgttgaaaggtaactggtgcagggaaccttggttttccagAAATATTGAGGTCCTGCATATTTTGTTCTtctaaatgcctcagactgttgggtgctacaaagactcattaatgactacaatatcataattccatccCCTGAACTCAACTGACTTATTTTTAGtcgtcttctgttggtttctaaaagcttcccaatagtttttgctcatcattttccctctctttcgcttttatgttgactttggcttctcatttcagccatggttgtgtcctcCTACCTGTCCAATGtttccacttctttgggatgtatcgatctCTCGGctcccaaattgctcccagaaactacagccattgctgcttccttgtcactcctaccttttcccttccaaacaagtttgGCCAGCTTCTTTGTCATGgaaacatggagaagttcagtatggaaacaggctatttggcccatctagtcaatgccgtaaaaacatttaagctgtctaATGGAACtccctgcaccgggaccattgccctccatacccctatcatccgGGCTCCCATCCAACCTTCTTTTGAAAGGTGAAACTACTGAACtcatattcaccacttgtgctggcatctcattccacactctcatgaccatttcagtaaagaggttttccaaatgtttctgtttaattttcaccttcccacttccccATGaatctggttgtcatcccacccaacctcagtggaaaaagctgcttgcatttaccctatctataccctcataattgtgtatacttcTAACAAATCCTCAAAGCCACGTATAATTTCCttatttatgtttagagcctttttcaggtgtataagatgatgaggggcattgatcgtgtgaatagccagagggtttttttcccagggctgaaatggctaacacgagggggcagagttttaaggtgcttggaaatagatgtcaggggatgtcagggttaagttttttacacagagagtggtgggtgcgtggaatgcactgctggctatttgtgtgagagtgtttcagttactgtggggccaggaacccatgcagctcagtgggaacagggaataatacaaatggagagagtcaaactgagccaggtcacagataggagatggcagaaatgccccattcttatagagacaggaagagcatcagagaatttgatggtcattccagaaaCCAGCACTGtacccagttagaagatgatatctttctccaacttgggttgaacttcactgtaacaaTGTGATTCCAGATCACACCTTGACAactcaagtgatctcatctgaaatatTGTCCTACCCcactgatggattttgtaaatcttttttacaggttaaaaatgacaaggaatttgtctacgGGAACCTCGAACACAacacgccagttttgctgtctctgtccagatatttaagaagtggagcaagggattcactcgatcatccttcctgctcagactgtggggagggattcactcggtcatctcaactaaaggtacatcagcaagttcactttgggacaaggccattcacctgttctgtgtgagaagggattcagtcagtcTTCCTACCTGTGGACTCACCAGTCAGTTCATACTGGGCAGAGGCTGGTTTTCTGCTGAATTTGTGGtgaaggattcactcggtcatctgacctaatggctcaccagcgagttcacaccggagagaggccattcacctgctcaggctgtgggaaaggattcactcggtcatctcaacttaaggtacatcagcgagttcacactggggagaggccattcatctgctcagtgtgtgggaagggattcactctgtCATCTTACCTACTGGCacatcagtcagttcacactggagagaggccattcacctgctcagactgtgggaaaggattcagaaAGTCGTCTAATCTGAAAGATCATCagagaattcacactggggagaggccattcacctgctcagactgtgggaagggattcattcagtcatctaaactgaaggaacatcagagagttcacactggagagaggccctttacctgctcagactgtgggaagggattcacttgctcatcccaactgaaggtacatcagagagttcacactggagagaggccgttcacctgctcagtttgtgggaaaggattcactcagtcatccgggCTGCAAGCACACCGGTCaggtcacactggggagaggccattcatctgctcagactgtgggaaaggattcattcagtcatcccacctacaagCACACCGGTCAGTTCACACTAGGGTGTGGCCATtaacctgctca
This DNA window, taken from Mobula hypostoma unplaced genomic scaffold, sMobHyp1.1 scaffold_45, whole genome shotgun sequence, encodes the following:
- the LOC134342123 gene encoding zinc finger protein 235-like; this encodes MAHQRVHTGERPFTCSGCGKGFTRSSQLKVHQRVHTGERPFICSVCGKGFTLSSYLLAHQSVHTGERPFTCSDCGKGFRKSSNLKDHQRIHTGERPFTCSDCGKGFIQSSKLKEHQRVHTGERPFTCSDCGKGFTCSSQLKVHQRVHTGERPFTCSVCGKGFTQSSGLQAHRSGHTGERPFICSDCGKGFIQSSHLQAHRSVHTRVWPLTCSDCGKGFTSSSQLKMHQQVHTGKSPFTCSDCGKGFTCSSHLQAHRSVHTGEQPFTCSDCGKGFTRSSNLKEHQRVHTGERPFTCSDCGKGFTRSSHLLVHQSVHTAERPFTCSDCGKGFTQSSDLLVHQRVHTGERPFTCSVCGKGFTQSSNLVTHYRVHTGRNFQ